The following proteins are encoded in a genomic region of Danio rerio strain Tuebingen ecotype United States chromosome 16, GRCz12tu, whole genome shotgun sequence:
- the tstd3 gene encoding thiosulfate sulfurtransferase/rhodanese-like domain-containing protein 3: MALNVCSRLTRNVVRVLANRSAIPVTRPLTRSSWTHLRYLHNISIIRYDSVSLRNFSSSSQPSVDVSYEQLKKLLVSGSSVVIDVREPWELREYGNIQGSINVPLGQVNGALQLTPDEFKEKYGGDMPSKSQNIVFSCLAGVRSKHALEAAVSLGYTKVQHFPGGWQEWAERELIQTKK; the protein is encoded by the exons ATGGCGTTAAATGTTTGTTCGAGGCTGACGAGAAATGTTGTCCGTGTTTTAGCTAACAGAAGTGCGATTCCTGTCACAAGACCACTGACAAGAAGTTCATGGACACATTTACGTTACTTACACA ATATCAGCATCATTCGTTATGATAGTGTTTCATTACGAAATTTCAGTTCTTCAAGTCAGCCCTCAGTAGATGTGTCCTATGAGCAGCTTAAAAAACTGCTGGTGTCTGGATCCAGTGTTGTTATTGATGTCCGTGAACCCTGGGAACTTAGGGAATATGGGAACATACAGGGGTCAATCAACGTCCCAT TAGGACAGGTAAACGGAGCTCTACAGCTCACACCTGATGAGTTCAAGGAGAAATATGGAGGAGATATGCCATCGAAATCCCAAAATATAGTCTTCAGTTGTCTTGCTGGTGTAAGAAGCAAACATGCCCTGGAAGCAGCAGTGTCTTTAGGATACACCAA GGTTCAACATTTTCCAGGCGGATGGCAAGAATGGGCTGAACGTGAATTGATACAAACCAAAAAATAA
- the zgc:172323 gene encoding uncharacterized protein LOC564165 gives MSRSPERISSYRRHFEDSSSSSYQVRVSSPSPVRRDAGRCRSASYTRSNAMAVSNSRAVGRRTISTSRSQPHLNGVGMGAICLSGGGPGADLDQAAAENREFLSTRTSEKQEMILLNDRLAAYIEKVRSLEQQNKLLETEIEVLQNRFLKPTGLRLLYEEQLKELMRLADQMRVQRDIAIAAKDAMAGQLEIIKVKYEEALEMRKKAELDIEAFRPDVDAATSARIALEKQLENLEVELEFLRRVHKQEIEELMKQIYAAHASAMDAYSLPDLSNALKQIQHQYDDIAAKNLQEMDSWYKNKFDDLNNKTSKHVDQVRHVREGIASAKKDIQNKERDMDSMNTKNEALEAQIRDTQDKYRKELEDLQARIEALQLELKSSKQRTALLLREYQDLLNVKMSLEIEITTYRKLIEGEDSRLTSMVQSMQTMTLMSGSTSVHTVAAGAANRGGRGLAGGLGGDVGLEFAGGLGGPATGLERGVGRGLDGSATVLGESVGGDAARGVGGGPTTVLGGHVDGGLGGGIGSGPAIGLGGGVGSGPATGFAGGVGGDPAKGLPGGVGGGPATGLGGGVGGDPAKGLPGGVGGGPATGLTGGVGGDPGKGLSDVGGVPATSLAGGVGGDPAKGLPGGVGGGPATGLAGGVGVDPAKGLPGGVSGGPASGLAGGVGGDTAKGLPGGVGGGPATGLAGGVGGVPVTGLAGGVGGDPSKGLPGGVGGGPASGLAGGVGGDFAKGFEGALGGSSTTGLGGGDPAKGLVGGVGGGSATSLVGGTSSGLGAGTGVAGGFINGVTGGVSGIGTTVDYTEEQAVEMTERKTVLIRTFKTEDNILESSTQQKSYCISGAASEEE, from the exons ATGAGTCGCAGCCCAGAGAGGATCTCTTCTTATCGCAGACATTTCGAGGACTCCAGCAGCTCCTCTTACCAGGTGAGGGTCAGCAGCCCTTCTCCTGTTAGACGGGATGCTGGGAGGTGTCGTTCTGCCAGTTATACTCGTAGTAATGCCATGGCTGTCAGCAACAGCAGGGCAGTGGGAAGGAGGACCATCTCAACTTCTCGCAGTCAGCCACACTTGAATGG TGTCGGCATGGGTGCCATCTGTCTGAGCGGAGGAGGACCAGGGGCCGATCTGGACCAGGCTGCTGCAGAAAACCGTGAATTCCTAAGCACCAGAACCAGTGAGAAACAAGAGATGATCCTGCTCAATGACAGACTGGCAGCATATATTGAGAAG GTCCGGTCGTTGGAGCAGCAAAACAAATTGTTGGAGACGGAAATCGAGGTTCTGCAGAATCGCTTCTTGAAGCCCACCGGCCTCCGGCTGCTGTACGAGGAGCAGCTGAAGGAGCTGATGAGACTGGCTGACCAGATGAGAGTCCAGCGG GACATTGCTATTGCTGCAAAAGATGCTATGGCGGGTCAGCTGGAGATTATTAAGGTTAAATATGAAGAGGCCTTGGAAATGAGGAAGAAAGCTGAGCTTGACATTGAAGCTTTCCGCCCG GATGTGGACGCCGCCACTTCCGCACGCATTGCGCTGGAAAAGCAGCTGGAAAATCTGGAGGTGGAATTAGAATTCCTTCGAAGGGTTCACAAACAG GAAATCGAGGAGCTTATGAAACAGATATATGCAGCGCACGCCTCAGCAATGGACGCATACAGCCTGCCAGACCTCTCAAACGCGCTCAAGCAGATCCAACACCAGTATGATGACATTGCCGCTAAAAACTTACag GAAATGGATTCTTGGTACAAAAATAAATTTGATGACCtcaacaacaaaacatcaaaacatgTGGACCAGGTGCGGCATGTGAGAGAAGGAATTGCCTCTGCAAAGAAGGAT ATACAAAACAAAGAGCGTGACATGGACTCAATGAACACCAAAAATGAGGCTTTGGAAGCACAGATTCGCGACACTCAAGATAAGTACAGGAAAGAACTAGAAGATCTCCAG GCAAGAATTGAGGCCTTGCAGCTTGAACTGAAGTCTTCCAAACAAAGGACAGCACTGCTCCTGCGTGAATACCAAGATCTGCTCAATGTGAAGATGTCCCTCGAGATTGAAATTACGACATACAG GAAGCTCATTGAGGGTGAAGACTCTCGTCTGACTTCCATGGTGCAGAGCATGCAGACCATGACGCTTATGAGTGGCAGCACAAGCGTTCACACTGTAGCAGCAGGGGCTGCTAATAGAGGGGGCAGAGGTCTTGCTGGTGGTCTAGGAGGAGACGTTGGTCTTGAATTTGCTGGAGGCCTTGGTGGTCCTGCCACAGGTCTTGAAAGAGGTGTTGGCAGGGGTCTTGATGGTTCTGCCACAGTCCTTGGAGAAAGTGTAGGTGGTGATGCTGCCAGAGGTGTTGGTGGTGGTCCTACCACAGTTCTTGGAGGACATGTTGATGGTGGTCTTGGAGGAGGTATAGGTAGCGGACCTGCCATAGGTCTTGGAGGAGGTGTAGGTAGTGGTCCTGCCACAGGTTTTGCAGGAGGTGTAGGTGGTGATCCCGCCAAAGGGCTTCCGGGAGGTGTGGGTGGTGGTCCTGCCACAGGTCTTGGAGGAGGTGTAGGTGGTGATCCCGCCAAAGGGCTTCCGGGAGGTGTAGGTGGTGGTCCTGCCACAGGTCTTACAGGAGGTGTAGGTGGTGACCCTGGTAAAGGGCTTTCAGATGTGGGTGGTGTTCCTGCCACAAGTCTTGCAGGAGGTGTAGGTGGTGATCCCGCTAAAGGGCTTCCTGGGGGGGTAGGTGGTGGTCCTGCTACAGGTCTTGCAGGTGGCGTAGGTGTTGATCCCGCTAAAGGGCTTCCTGGAGGTGTAAGTGGTGGTCCTGCCTCAGGTCTTGCAGGAGGTGTAGGTGGTGACACTGCGAAAGGGCTTCCAGGGGGTGTAGGTGGTGGTCCTGCCACAGGTCTTGCGGGAGGTGTAGGTGGTGTTCCTGTCACAGGTCTTGCTGGAGGTGTAGGTGGTGACCCCTCTAAAGGGCTTCCAGGAGGTGTAGGTGGTGGTCCTGCCTCAGGTCTTGCAGGGGGTGTAGGTGGTGATTTTGCCAAAGGCTTTGAAGGAGCTCTAGGTGGTTCTTCTACCACAGGTCTTGGAGGTGGCGATCCAGCCAAAGGTCTTGTAGGAGGTGTAGGGGGTGGTTCTGCCACAAGTCTTGTAGGAGGAACTAGCAGTGGTCTTGGGGCTGGCACAGGCGTTGCAGGAGGATTTATAAATGGTGTCACTGGTGGGGTTAGCGGCATAGGAACCACAGTTGACTACACTGAAGAGCAAGCTGTGGAGATGACGGAAAGGAAGACTGTACTGATCAG AACCTTTAAAACTGAAGACAACATACTGGAGAGCAGCACACAGCAGAAATCATACTGCATCTCTGGAGCAGCAAGTGAAGAAGAGTAG